A genomic segment from Actinomadura hallensis encodes:
- a CDS encoding STAS domain-containing protein yields MRAAAAEAALDAGPETGLEVAATRVRGDTAVAAVSGEIDLRTADTLRARLVELHASGPRRLVADFTAVPFCDAAGLGALVAARNQIAAGGGEIVLAGVRPAQLRLLRITGLHRLFAVYPRVRDALAALDSPTASG; encoded by the coding sequence GTGCGGGCCGCCGCTGCGGAGGCCGCGCTGGACGCCGGGCCGGAGACCGGCCTGGAGGTCGCGGCGACCCGCGTGCGCGGCGACACCGCCGTCGCCGCGGTGAGCGGCGAGATCGACCTGCGCACGGCCGACACCCTGCGGGCGAGGCTGGTCGAGCTGCACGCCTCCGGGCCGCGCAGGCTGGTGGCCGACTTCACCGCCGTGCCGTTCTGCGACGCGGCCGGGCTCGGCGCGCTGGTCGCGGCGCGCAACCAGATCGCCGCGGGCGGCGGCGAGATCGTGCTCGCCGGGGTCCGCCCCGCTCAGCTGCGCCTGCTGCGCATCACCGGGCTGCACCGGCTGTTCGCGGTGTACCCCCGTGTCCGGGACGCGCTCGCGGCGCTCGATTCGCCTACCGCGTCCGGATGA
- a CDS encoding ATP-binding protein → MAARTPVPGPPGAVPEAVSADDLPDGTLVADRDARVVVFNAAAERMTGISAASALGRDFRDVLPLHDAEGRDWWKCLAPYEGLRTRTRHPERVLFMPGGTELLVTASYRRDREGRVERFTVCLRDTVQRARQERDRADLVSTVAHELRSPLTSVKGFTATLLAKWHRFNDDQKRVMLETVNADADRVTRLITELLDVSRIESGRLEMRRQVVDLAEEVRKVIAGRVAAGEPAERFRFETRGELPEMWLDPDKMGQILGNLVENAVRHGAGTVTIVVEPDAHKEGAAVSVRDEGEGIPPEAAQRVFRQFWRGPGGNRRGGTGLGLYIVKGLVEAHGGMITVRRAPGGGAEFRFTLPAGAPDYAT, encoded by the coding sequence GTGGCCGCGCGCACGCCCGTGCCCGGGCCGCCCGGCGCGGTCCCCGAGGCGGTGTCGGCGGACGACCTGCCCGACGGGACGCTGGTCGCCGACCGCGACGCCCGGGTGGTGGTCTTCAACGCCGCGGCGGAGCGGATGACCGGCATCTCCGCCGCGTCCGCCCTGGGCCGCGACTTCCGCGACGTCCTGCCGCTGCACGACGCGGAGGGCCGTGACTGGTGGAAGTGCCTGGCCCCCTACGAGGGGCTCCGCACCCGCACCCGCCACCCCGAGCGCGTGCTGTTCATGCCCGGCGGCACCGAGCTGCTGGTGACGGCCTCGTACCGGCGTGACCGCGAAGGCCGCGTGGAACGGTTCACCGTCTGCCTGCGCGACACCGTCCAGCGCGCCCGCCAGGAGCGCGACCGCGCCGACCTGGTGTCCACCGTGGCCCACGAGCTGCGCTCCCCGCTGACGAGCGTCAAGGGCTTCACCGCGACGCTGCTGGCCAAGTGGCACCGCTTCAACGACGACCAGAAGCGCGTCATGCTGGAGACCGTCAACGCCGACGCCGACCGGGTCACCCGGCTGATCACCGAGCTGCTCGACGTGTCCCGCATCGAGTCCGGCCGGCTGGAGATGCGCCGCCAGGTCGTCGACCTGGCCGAGGAGGTCCGCAAGGTCATCGCGGGCAGGGTCGCCGCCGGCGAGCCGGCGGAGAGGTTCCGCTTCGAGACTCGCGGCGAGCTGCCGGAGATGTGGCTCGACCCTGACAAGATGGGCCAGATTCTGGGTAACCTCGTGGAGAACGCGGTGCGTCACGGAGCCGGCACCGTCACCATCGTGGTGGAGCCGGACGCGCACAAGGAGGGAGCGGCAGTGTCGGTGCGCGACGAGGGCGAGGGCATCCCGCCCGAGGCCGCCCAGCGCGTCTTCCGGCAGTTCTGGCGCGGCCCGGGCGGCAACCGCCGCGGCGGCACCGGCCTCGGTCTCTACATCGTCAAGGGACTCGTCGAGGCGCACGGCGGCATGATCACCGTGCGGCGGGCGCCCGGCGGCGGCGCCGAGTTCCGATTTACCTTGCCCGCAGGGGCCCCCGACTACGCGACCTGA
- the pheS gene encoding phenylalanine--tRNA ligase subunit alpha, which produces MSAPNKSYDPVEVSALRPEEVERARDEALSAIAAAADLDELKQVRLAHAGDRSPLALANREIGALPPAARAEAGKRVGAARGAVAKALKERQAELEEERDQRVLVEETVDVTLPWDRAPRGARHPLTTMQERMADVFVSMGFEVAEGPEAEAEWFNFDALNFKPDHPARTMQDTFFVGSEDTGLVLRTHTSPVQVRALLSRELPVYVVAPGRTFRTDELDATHSPVFHQLEGLAVDEGLTMADLRGGIDAFVGGMFGRGLKTRFRPSYFPFTEPSAEVDMQCFVCRGASAEPGADPCRTCSSEGWIELGGCGMVNPRVLVACGVDPDRYSGWAFGVGVERTLMFRHGVEDMYDMVEGDVRFTLPFGMEI; this is translated from the coding sequence ATGTCTGCACCCAACAAGTCCTATGACCCCGTCGAGGTGTCCGCGCTGCGGCCGGAGGAGGTGGAGCGGGCCCGCGACGAGGCCCTGTCCGCCATCGCCGCGGCCGCCGACCTCGACGAGCTGAAGCAGGTCCGCCTGGCGCACGCCGGGGACCGCTCGCCGCTGGCGCTCGCCAACCGGGAGATCGGGGCGCTGCCGCCCGCGGCCCGCGCCGAGGCCGGCAAGCGCGTCGGCGCCGCCCGCGGCGCGGTCGCCAAGGCGCTGAAGGAGCGCCAGGCCGAACTGGAGGAGGAGCGCGACCAGCGCGTCCTCGTCGAGGAGACCGTCGACGTCACGCTTCCGTGGGACCGCGCCCCCCGGGGGGCCCGCCACCCGCTGACCACCATGCAGGAACGGATGGCCGACGTCTTCGTCTCGATGGGCTTCGAGGTCGCCGAGGGCCCGGAGGCCGAGGCCGAGTGGTTCAACTTCGACGCGCTCAACTTCAAGCCCGACCACCCGGCCCGCACCATGCAGGACACCTTCTTCGTCGGCTCGGAGGACACCGGGCTCGTCCTGCGGACCCACACCTCGCCGGTGCAGGTCAGGGCGCTGCTGTCGCGCGAGCTGCCGGTGTACGTGGTGGCTCCGGGGCGCACGTTCCGCACCGACGAGCTGGACGCCACGCACAGCCCCGTCTTCCACCAGCTGGAGGGCCTCGCGGTCGACGAGGGCCTCACGATGGCCGACCTGCGCGGCGGCATCGACGCGTTCGTCGGCGGCATGTTCGGCCGGGGCCTGAAGACCCGGTTCCGCCCGTCGTACTTCCCGTTCACCGAGCCGTCGGCCGAGGTGGACATGCAGTGCTTCGTGTGCCGGGGCGCGTCCGCCGAGCCGGGCGCCGACCCGTGCCGGACCTGCAGCTCGGAGGGCTGGATCGAGCTGGGCGGCTGCGGCATGGTCAACCCGCGCGTGCTGGTGGCCTGCGGCGTCGACCCCGACCGCTACAGCGGCTGGGCGTTCGGGGTCGGCGTCGAGCGGACGCTGATGTTCCGGCACGGCGTCGAGGACATGTACGACATGGTGGAGGGCGACGTGCGGTTCACCCTCCCGTTCGGGATGGAGATCTGA
- the pheT gene encoding phenylalanine--tRNA ligase subunit beta has translation MRAPLSWVREYAELPAGVDGRELAEKLIAAGLEVETVERAGADVKGPLVVGEVLAVEELTGFKKPIRYCQVDVGDANGTGEPQNIVCGATNFAAGDRVVVVLPGGVLPGGFEIGARKTYGKVSEGMICSSSELGIGDDQGGILVLPPDSPVGADAIELLGLRDDVLHIAVTPDRSYALSIRGVAREAATAYGVPFKDPADVKLPGEAGGAYAASIADPTACDRFVLREVRGFDPDAKTPPWMQVRLYRAGMRPVSLAVDVTNYLMLELGQPLHAFDRAKLTGPIVVRRAEPGEKLETLDHVKRTLDPEDILITDESGPISMAGTMGGLATEIDDRSTDMVIEAAHFDPVGTARMSRRHRLHSEASYRFERGVDRELPLYASYRAVQMLAELGGAEILPGVTHAETPVEPVTVTIPADHPDKVAGVTYGRDTVVRRLEQVGCKVEGDETLTVTPPSWRPDLVDPNDLAEEVIRLEGYEAIPSRAPRPTAGKGLTVQQRLRRRVGRALAGAGYVEVLTFPFVSDKDLDGLQLPGDDARRRTLRLANPMSEQEPLLRTTLLPGLLKALALNVGRGFGDVALYETGVVFRPGPGGQQRVPRLAVDRGPAPEELERLREALPDQPYRVAVVLSGDREPSGWWGPGRPAVWADAVEAARTVAREVGVELTVKADRHAPWHPGRCAALYAGDTLVGHAGELHPRVTKAYGIPARSCAMELELRRLGEPETVRAPHVSDYPVANQDVALIVDASVPAAEVETALREGAGDLLESVRLFDVYTGEQVGEGRKSLAYALRFRAPDRTLTAEEVSQAREAAVAAAAERTGAVLRGA, from the coding sequence ATGCGGGCTCCGCTTTCGTGGGTGCGCGAGTACGCCGAGCTCCCGGCCGGCGTCGACGGCCGGGAGCTGGCCGAGAAGCTGATCGCGGCGGGCCTGGAGGTCGAGACGGTCGAGCGGGCCGGCGCCGACGTCAAGGGCCCGCTCGTGGTCGGCGAGGTCCTGGCGGTCGAGGAGCTGACGGGCTTCAAGAAGCCGATCCGCTACTGCCAGGTCGACGTCGGCGACGCCAACGGCACCGGCGAGCCGCAGAACATCGTGTGCGGCGCCACCAACTTCGCCGCCGGCGACCGCGTCGTGGTCGTCCTTCCGGGGGGCGTGCTGCCGGGCGGGTTCGAGATCGGCGCGCGCAAGACCTACGGCAAGGTGTCCGAGGGCATGATCTGCTCGTCCAGCGAGCTGGGCATCGGCGACGACCAGGGCGGCATCCTCGTCCTGCCGCCGGACTCGCCCGTCGGCGCCGACGCGATCGAGCTGCTCGGGCTGCGCGACGACGTCCTGCACATCGCCGTCACCCCCGACCGCAGCTACGCCCTGTCGATCCGCGGCGTCGCCCGCGAGGCCGCCACGGCCTACGGCGTCCCGTTCAAGGACCCGGCGGACGTGAAGCTGCCCGGCGAGGCCGGCGGGGCGTACGCGGCGAGCATCGCCGACCCGACCGCGTGCGACCGGTTCGTGCTGCGCGAGGTGCGCGGCTTCGACCCGGACGCGAAGACCCCGCCGTGGATGCAGGTGCGCCTGTACCGGGCGGGGATGCGCCCGGTCTCGCTGGCCGTCGACGTCACCAACTACCTGATGCTGGAGCTCGGCCAGCCGCTGCACGCGTTCGACCGGGCCAAGCTCACCGGCCCGATCGTGGTGCGGCGCGCCGAGCCCGGCGAGAAGCTGGAGACGCTCGACCACGTCAAGCGGACCCTCGACCCCGAGGACATCCTCATCACCGACGAGTCGGGCCCGATCTCGATGGCGGGCACGATGGGCGGCCTCGCCACCGAGATCGACGACCGCTCGACCGACATGGTCATCGAGGCCGCGCACTTCGACCCCGTCGGCACGGCCCGGATGAGCCGCCGCCACCGGCTGCACAGCGAGGCCTCCTACCGGTTCGAACGCGGCGTCGACCGCGAGCTGCCGCTGTACGCGTCCTACCGCGCGGTGCAAATGCTGGCGGAGCTGGGCGGCGCGGAGATCCTGCCCGGGGTGACCCACGCGGAGACGCCCGTCGAGCCGGTCACCGTCACGATCCCCGCCGACCACCCCGACAAGGTCGCGGGCGTGACCTACGGGCGGGACACGGTCGTCCGCCGGCTGGAGCAGGTCGGCTGCAAGGTCGAGGGGGACGAGACGCTGACGGTGACGCCGCCGTCCTGGCGCCCCGACCTCGTCGACCCGAACGACCTCGCCGAGGAGGTCATCCGGCTGGAGGGCTACGAGGCCATCCCGTCCCGCGCGCCCCGCCCGACCGCGGGCAAGGGGCTGACCGTCCAGCAGCGGCTGCGCCGCCGCGTGGGCCGGGCGCTCGCGGGCGCCGGCTACGTGGAGGTGCTGACCTTCCCGTTCGTCTCGGACAAGGACCTGGACGGCCTCCAGCTCCCCGGCGACGACGCCCGCCGCCGGACGCTGCGCCTGGCGAACCCCATGTCGGAGCAGGAACCGCTGCTGCGGACCACCCTCCTGCCGGGCCTGCTGAAGGCGCTGGCGCTCAACGTGGGCCGCGGTTTCGGCGACGTCGCGCTGTACGAGACGGGCGTGGTGTTCCGGCCCGGTCCCGGCGGGCAGCAGCGGGTGCCGCGGCTCGCGGTCGACCGGGGCCCGGCGCCCGAGGAGCTGGAGCGGCTCCGGGAGGCGCTGCCCGACCAGCCGTACCGGGTGGCGGTCGTCCTGTCCGGCGACCGGGAGCCGTCGGGCTGGTGGGGTCCGGGCCGCCCGGCGGTGTGGGCGGACGCGGTCGAGGCCGCCCGCACGGTCGCGCGGGAGGTCGGCGTCGAGCTGACGGTGAAGGCCGACCGGCACGCGCCGTGGCACCCCGGGCGCTGCGCGGCGCTCTACGCCGGCGACACCCTCGTCGGCCACGCCGGCGAGCTGCACCCGCGCGTCACCAAGGCGTACGGGATTCCCGCGCGGTCCTGCGCGATGGAGCTGGAGCTGCGCCGCCTGGGCGAGCCGGAGACCGTCCGCGCGCCGCACGTGTCGGACTACCCGGTCGCCAACCAGGACGTTGCGCTGATCGTGGACGCGTCGGTGCCCGCGGCGGAGGTGGAGACGGCGCTGCGCGAAGGCGCCGGCGACCTGCTGGAGAGCGTCCGGCTGTTCGACGTGTACACCGGCGAGCAGGTGGGCGAGGGCCGCAAGTCCCTGGCCTACGCGCTGCGGTTCCGCGCCCCCGACCGCACCCTTACCGCCGAGGAGGTGTCGCAGGCGCGCGAGGCCGCCGTGGCGGCCGCGGCCGAGCGCACCGGCGCCGTCCTGCGCGGCGCCTGA